The proteins below come from a single Epinephelus moara isolate mb chromosome 19, YSFRI_EMoa_1.0, whole genome shotgun sequence genomic window:
- the synpo2la gene encoding synaptopodin 2-like protein, giving the protein MVAEEVIITLSGGAPWGFRLQGGVEHQKPLQVAKVRKRSKACRAGLREADELVSINDQPCGTLSHAQAMDLIDSSPGILHIRVKRVPAGFQSVVLVTRAPSPRIDKEYRAALRAISPNSPHHAPVREVHRSRSSITSGLTSPPGSEAYYGETDSDADVAGYERQRRQKRRSPSNSNPGKPTGRASPEGGETSEMSGYDSAPDAQVFPSLIDGRGGDGDGEGGLPGVARREVIYQPPGPGMWSSQTSTETSSIISSADDQGPRDAGQEEDSGFLEPANVPLVSPERAKEALMLSSRSQLVPMVGPVNKPVDEELTTTYMEKAKQAKLNRGDTQQDKQVKEAKSKCRTIASLLTDAPNPHSKGVLMFKKRRQRSKKYTLTSFGSVDEDRCQDSQEEDGVFPGSESEFDEDGFSSVPDPTWDSDTLDMLEKRATAGTEGRGDGAEDAPSPGLSDTAGKGAQLFEQQRKRAAEHAKKVEAAQPHAPPPSQIQEQTQILHPETQPQMQPNLQPQQMIPPGPVVTQQEPPQAPGPVAAYGITNGDLSYSAVSTASVMMSPPSTAPKPATSSVTVLTRHAPPAETPLPELPASNVLNRTARPFTPGFISIRAATAPVTFRPSVSKMSQRPASAAVVPPPFSTASELAMNATSAQLPPGPPPVSSPPTFVPQGPLAPTPEAPVTFHPPAVSTSVEKLEPSPPITATHRAPFVAVPPVSVPFMPLAPQAPMDPAPGPPASQIPGSPVPVAPLPPVQVPLVQPPPPQFSMAPVATVSVVSQPEAVAPTPISGRTGILLDARRRTSGKPKPMFNVPEIKKNSPNPELLSMVQNLDDRSTRHKHGQPLSEGIYDDAEEERGGEAGMGRVPPPVAPKPRIIHETPRILQAGGKGAELFARRQTRMGMYVVDTPPETPYQQEVTSQSAPQYLDSSPNPFHLSQWKYSPNVRAPPPIGYNPLLAPSIPTGPQKNTGEKPESRGRGGSQRQGIKALDFMRRQPYQLNSAMFNYGGSVTNLSAMPSYQAQRQQQGDYISATMVGSSLTPPKQIPLKTARVFEVKRFSTPTPMSAPTLSPKVIAPRSATTLGERLTHSGMISPPPAPVPFTPTLAPASAPTPASPPSQPAGLPGLPVFSATPIPHPVPPSVPTPYTPVSYTTGLQSAKQFQSAPELSILASLPPVKSNAIQAPKPRFVATKGGVQPRVWRPGAM; this is encoded by the exons ATGGTTGCAGAGGAAGTGATAATTACATTGTCCGGTGGAGCGCCGTGGGGCTTTCGTCTCCAGGGAGGCGTGGAACATCAGAAACCACTCCAGGTGGCTAAG GTGCGTAAACGCAGCAAGGCATGCAGGGCTGGGCTTCGAGAGGCTGATGAACTGGTGTCCATCAACGATCAGCCATGTGGAACGCTATCTCATGCCCAAGCCATGGACCTAATCGACAGCTCCCCTGGGATATTACATATCCGGGTAAAAAG GGTGCCTGCTGGTTTTCAGTCCGTGGTGCTTGTGACCCGTGCCCCATCCCCCCGTATAGACAAAGAGTACCGTGCTGCTCTGCGTGCCATTTCACCCAACAGCCCCCACCATGCACCCGTCCGTGAAGTCCACCGTAGCCGCTCTTCCATAACCAGTGGCTTGACATCTCCACCTGGTAGTGAGGCGTACTACGGTGAGACTGACAGTGATGCAGATGTGGCGGGCTATGAGAGACAGCGCCGGCAGAAACGCCGCAGCCCCAGCAACTCCAACCCGGGGAAACCAACAGGACGAGCGTCTCCTGAGGGCGGCGAGACATCAGAGATGAGTGGCTATGACAGCGCTCCAGATGCACAGGTTTTCCCCAGTTTGATAGATGGACGTGggggagatggagatggagaaggGGGGCTGCCGGGGGTGGCACGGAGGGAGGTGATTTACCAGCCTCCTGGTCCAGGAATGTGGTCCTCCCAGACATCCACTGAGACCTCCTCCATCATCTCCTCAGCAGATGACCAGGGGCCACGGGACGCAGGGCAAGAGGAGGATAGCGGCTTTCTAGAGCCAGCTAATGTGCCACTGGTGTCCCCTGAGAGGGCAAAGGAGGCCCTGATGCTGAGCTCCCGCAGCCAGCTTGTGCCCATGGTGGGTCCTGTGAATAAACCCGTTGATGAGGAGCTTACAACAACCTACATGGAAAAGGCCAAACAAGCCA AACTGAACAGAGGGGATACTCAGCAAGACAAGCAAGTAAAGGAAGCCAAAAGCAAGTGTCGAACAATTGCGTCCCTACTAACTGATGCTCCCAACCCTCACTCCAAGGGGGTGCTAATGTTCAAGAAGAGGCGGCAGCGCTCCAAGAAGTACACCCTCACCAGTTTTGGTAGTGTGGATGAGGACAGGTGTCAGGACTCACAAGAGGAAGATGGGGTATTCCCTGGAAGCGAATCAGAGTTTGATGAGGATGGCTTCTCTTCAGTTCCTGACCCAACTTGGGATAGTGACACCTTGGATATGCTGGAGAAGAGGGCAACTGCGGGCACTGAAGGTCGTGGGGATGGGGCAGAGGATGCTCCAAGTCCAGGGTTGAGTGACACCGCAGGCAAGGGCGCCCAGCTGTTTgagcagcagagaaagaggGCTGCTGAGCATGCCAAGAAGGTAGAGGCAGCCCAACCTCATGCTCCTCCGCCATCTCAAATCCAGGAGCAGACTCAGATTTTGCATCCAGAGACACAACCACAGATGCAGCCAAACCTCCAGCCTCAGCAGATGATACCACCCGGCCCTGTAGTCACACAGCAAGAGCCGCCTCAGGCTCCAGGCCCCGTTGCGGCCTATGGAATAACTAATGGGGACCTATCCTATTCTGCAGTTAGTACAGCTAGCGTGATGATGTCACCTCCATCTACAGCACCAAAACCAGCCACTTCCTCTGTGACTGTTCTAACCAGACATGCCCCACCAGCTGAAACGCCACTACCAGAACTACCTGCTAGTAATGTTCTCAACAGAACGGCACGGCCTTTCACACCTGGCTTCATCAGCATTCGTGCTGCGACTGCCCCAGTAACGTTCCGACCATCCGTCTCGAAGATGAGCCAGCGTCCTGCCTCAGCGGCTGTTGTGCCACCACCATTCTCCACTGCCTCTGAACTAGCGATGAATGCTACATCGGCACAGCTACCACCTGGTCCTCCGCCAGTGAGCTCCCCACCGACCTTTGTACCTCAAGGTCCCTTGGCCCCGACACCGGAAGCTCCTGTTACCTTTCATCCTCCTGCCGTCTCTACCTCTGTAGAGAAACTGGAGCCATCACCACCAATAACTGCCACTCATCGGGCTCCATTTGTAGCTGTGCCCCCAGTATCTGTGCCTTTCATGCCCCTGGCTCCACAAGCACCAATGGATCCAGCTCCAGGTCCTCCAGCATCTCAAATTCCTGGCTCACCTGTCCCAGTTGCACCATTACCTCCAGTCCAAGTGCCACTTGTTCAACCACCTCCACCTCAATTTTCCATGGCACCTGTAGCTACAGTGTCTGTGGTCTCTCAGCCAGAAGCTGTAGCTCCAACCCCTATTTCTGGTCGCACAGGAATCTTGCTTGATGCTCGACGGCGAACAAGTGGCAAACCCAAACCTATGTTCAATGTTCCAGAGATCAAGAAGAACTCCCCCAATCCTGAGCTATTGTCTATGGTGCAGAACCTAGATGACAGGTCCACCCGACACAAACATGGCCAACCACTGTCTGAGGGCATCTATGATgatgcagaggaagagaggggtgGTGAGGCTGGCATGGGGAGGGTGCCTCCCCCAGTGGCACCCAAGCCTCGAATCATCCACGAGACCCCACGGATTCTTCAAGCAGGGGGTAAGGGGGCCGAGCTGTTTGCCCGCAGGCAGACCCGCATGGGAATGTATGTAGTGGACACCCCACCCGAGACCCCTTACCAGCAGGAAGTGACTTCACAGAGTGCACCCCAATACCTTGACTCCTCCCCCAATCCTTTCCATCTCTCTCAGTGGAAATACTCCCCaaatgtccgagctcctccaCCCATTGGGTACAACCCCCTCCTGGCCCCCTCAATCCCTACTGGGCCTCAGAAGAATACAGGTGAGAAACCAGAAAGCAGAGGTAGAGGAGGCTCCCAAAGACAGGGTATCAAAGCTCTGGATTTCATGAGAAGGCAGCCCTACCAGCTCAACTCTGCCATGTTCAACTATGGGGGTAGTGTCACTAATCTGTCAGCCATGCCTTCCTATCAGGctcagaggcagcagcagggtGACTACATATCAGCAACAATGGTGGGCAGCTCATTGACCCCACCGAAGCAAATCCCCCTTAAAACAGCCCGTGTCTTTGAGGTCAAGCGATTCTCCACACCCACACCCATGTCAGCTCCCACTCTGTCTCCAAAGGTCATTGCACCCCGCTCGGCCACCACCCTCGGAGAACGTTTGACTCATTCCGGCATGATCTCCCCACCTCCTGCTCCTGTACCTTTCACTCCAACCCTAGCACCAGCCAGTGCCCCAACACCAGCTTCACCTCCCTCCCAACCAGCTGGACTGCCCGGCCTCCCAGTATTCTCTGCCACCCCTATTCCACATCCTGTGCCCCCTTCAGTCCCTACACCTTACACTCCAGTATCGTACACCACTGGGCTCCAGTCAGCCAAGCAGTTCCAGAGTGCTCCTGAGCTCAGTATCCTGGCGTCTTTGCCCCCAGTTAAGTCCAATGCAATTCAGGCACCCAAACCACGTTTTGTTGCCACCAAGGGAGGCGTCCAGCCCCGTGTGTGGAGGCCAGGGGCAATGTGA
- the myoz1a gene encoding myozenin-1a: MPLGKPAPVNKRKKLTKIITDLSHITQDEYESEPEASEFDLGTKIKTPKDIMLEELSLMKNKGSKMFKMRQQRVERFIWENNPDVFSSESMDNLQKFVPGLGGQMGGDMITVGGHFVSKQTGHLHLGAMHAGGAPVPPPKPGSRGAGAGGAGGAGGAGGVGGGDHGKGGAGEGGASVGSTLKGGGKDDASKKKLIVKTYVSPWEKAMKGDEGLLATLRSEMPGPIQGRDLRKYKCFNRCAMPFGGFEKANQFLKFQLPETEAKTEPEPAVVYQQDIGCRPSFNRTPIGWVGSCEPGSIHMEADGVPFDGETDEL; encoded by the exons ATGCCTCTGGGAAAACCTGCCCCGGTAAACAAGCGGAAAAAGCTAACCAAGATCATAACTGACCTATCACATATCACTCAGGATG AGTACGAGTCGGAGCCGGAGGCGTCGGAGTTCGACCTGGGAACAAAGATCAAGACTCCCAAGGACATCATGCTGGAGGAGCTTTCCCTGATGAAGAACAAGGGCTCCAAGATGTTCAAGATGAGGCAGCAGAGAGTGGAGAGGTTCATCTGGGAAAACAATCCCGACGTCTTCAGCAGTGAGTCAATG GACAACCTCCAGAAGTTTGTTCCCGGTCTGGGAGGTCAGATGGGAGGTGACATGATAACTGTCGGTGGGCATTTTGTAAGCAAACAGACTGGACATCTGCATTTGGGAGCGATGCACGCCGGAGGGGCCCCTGTGCCTCCTCCAAAGCCTGGAAGCAGAGGGGCTGGAGCAGGAGGTGCAGGAGGTGCAGGAGGTGCAGGAGGAGTGGGTGGGGGTGACCATGGGAAAGGTggagcaggagaaggaggagcTAGTGTGGGGTCTACACTAAAAG GAggtggaaaggatgacgcatCCAAGAAAAAGCTTATTGTGAAGACATACGTGTCTCCATGGGAGAAGGCCATGAAGGGTGATGAAGGTCTGTTAGCTACACTGAGATCTGAAATGCCTGGTCCCATTCAAGGAAGGGATCTCCGCAAGTACAAATGCTTCAACAG GTGTGCCATGCCCTTTGGAGGCTTCGAGAAGGCCAACCAGTTCTTGAAATTCCAGCTGCCAGAAACTGAGGCCAAAACGGAGCCTGAACCCGCAGTGGTGTACCAACAGGACATTGGCTGCCGGCCTTCCTTCAACCGCACTCCTATCGGCTGGGTGGGCAGCTGTGAGCCCGGCTCCATTCATATGGAGGCAGATGGTGTGCCCTTCGATGGAGAGACTGATgagctgtga
- the si:dkey-174i8.1 gene encoding arylsulfatase I, whose product MTQRRHCARWPLVTSVCCHHGLGCLGEHESVDDSVGTEEVKRPRPPHLIFIMVDDQGYGDIGYHGSDIHTPVLDQLAAEGVKLENYYVQPICSPSRSQLMTGRYQIHTGLQHSIIRSRQPLCLPPDIPTLPERLVEAGYATHMVGKWHLGFCRPSCLPTGRGFQSFLGTLTGSGDHFSYRSCDGAEACGFDLHDGDRPAWEMSGNYSTLLYIERVKQILRSHNPQKPFFLYLSLQAAHTPLQVPDHFLHPYDSQGNRLRRHYSAMLSCLDDGVGQVVEQLKTSGLYQNSVLIYSSDNGGQPLSGGSNWPLRGGKGTYWEGGIRAVGFVHSPLLKKKGLVSRALIHVSDWYPTLLGLAGALQSHRGLDGHDVWGTISEGLPCPRTEILFNIDPVSRKPGEPYDKALVLNGFGIWDTAVRAAIRAGDWKLLTGNVGDGDWIPPQALPGGPERWQKLEKRRNQVGKSVWLFNVSSDPYERSDLAEARPGIVKHLLNRLAEYNQTAVMPRNPPDDPMADPELHGGVWSPWLGLEGHNGEDDGRKERIMKIKHCKVCKLKALFKKVGSRLQRNTLFF is encoded by the exons ATGACACAGAGGCGGCATTGCGCCAGGTGGCCTCTCGTAACCTCCGTGTGCTGTCACCA TGGCCTCGGCTGCCTGGGTGAACACGAGTCTGTGGATGACAGTGTCGGCACGGAGGAGGTGAAAAGGCCCAGGCCTCCACACCTTATCTTTATCATGGTGGATGACCAGGGTTACGGAGACATTGGCTACCACGGCTCCGACATCCACACTCCGGTGCTGGACCAGCTGGCAGCAGAGGGGGTCAAACTTGAGAATTACTACGTCCAGCCTATCTGCTCACCCTCTCGCAGTCAACTCATGACAGGGCG CTACCAAATTCACACTGGACTCCAGCATTCCATCATCCGATCACGTCAACCCCTCTGCCTGCCCCCGGACATCCCCACCCTACCAGAGCGTCTGGTTGAAGCTGGTTACGCCACACACATGGTCGGGAAGTGGCACCTGGGCTTCTGCAGGCCGAGTTGTCTGCCCACAGGACGCGGCTTTCAGAGTTTCCTGGGTACACTGACTGGCAGTGGAGACCACTTCTCCTATCGGAGCTGTGACGGGGCTGAGGCTTGTGGATTTGACCTGCATGATGGAGACAGGCCTGCGTGGGAGATGAGCGGCAACTACTCCACTCTGCTCTACATAGAGAG AGTGAAGCAGATCCTTCGGAGCCACAACCCCCAAAAACCATTCTTCCTCTATTTGTCCCTTCAGGCCGCCCATACACCCTTGCAGGTACCGGACCATTTTCTGCACCCCTATGATTCCCAGGGCAATCGTCTCAGGCGCCACTACTCAGCCATGCTGAGCTGCCTGGACGATGGGGTTGGACAAGTGGTTGAGCAACTAAAGACTAGTGGGCTTTATCAAAATTCAGTGCTGATCTATTCATCTGATAACGGTGGGCAGCCACTCTCTGGAGGAAGCAACTGGCCACTAAGAGGTGGCAAAGGGACCTACTGGGAAGGGGGCATCCGGGCTGTGGGCTTTGTCCATAGTCCCCTCCTGAAGAAGAAGGGTCTAGTCAGCAGAGCACTGATCCATGTTTCTGACTGGTATCCCACATTACTGGGGCTGGCCGGGGCCCTGCAGTCCCACCGGGGCCTAGACGGTCACGATGTGTGGGGGACCATCAGCGAGGGCCTACCCTGTCCTCGCACTGAAATCCTTTTCAACATTGACCCAGTCTCCAGGAAGCCTGGGGAGCCATATGACAAGGCGCTGGTACTCAATGGCTTTGGGATCTGGGACACAGCCGTAAGGGCAGCAATAAGGGCTGGGGACTGGAAGCTATTGACAGGAAATGTGGGTGACGGGGACTGGATACCACCACAGGCTCTACCCGGTGGTCCAGAGCGGTGGCAGAAACTTGAGAAGCGGCGCAATCAAGTTGGGAAATCAGTTTGGCTGTTTAATGTTTCCTCTGATCCCTATGAGAGATCGGACCTGGCGGAAGCTCGTCCAGGGATAGTGAAGCATCTGCTGAACAGGCTGGCAGAGTACAACCAGACAGCTGTGATGCCCAGAAATCCACCAGATGATCCTATGGCTGACCCTGAGCTCCATGGAGGGGTGTGGAGTCCCTGGTTGGGCCTGGAGGGGCATAATGGAGAAGACGATGGCAGGAAAGAAAGGATAATGAAGATTAAGCATTGCAAAGtctgcaaattaaaagccctcttTAAGAAGGTGGGGTCACGCCTGCAGAGGAACACCCTGTTCTTCTGA